The DNA segment TACCCTGTTCCTGTTAAGCTCGTATATATTGTTGCATACGGCATCAAGAAAGTAGCGGTCATGGGTTACCATAAGAACTGAGCGTTTTGTCTGGGCAAGGTATTCCTGAAGCCAGTGAATGGTGGTTATGTCCAGATGGTTTGTCGGTTCGTCTAAAAGCAGCAGTTTTGTATCTTCTACCAGAACCTGTGCAAGGGCTACTTTTTTTATCATGCCCCCGGAAAGTTCTCCCATTTTTTTGTTCAGGTCATTGATTCCCAGTGTCGTAAGGATTGAGCTTACCTGAGCCTCGTAATTCCAGAGATCTTTCTGGTTCATCTGTTCGTTTATTGAATTGAACTGTTTTTGTACAGATTCAGAGTTGTCTTTTTCGAGCCTGCTGCAGATTTCTTCATATTCCCGGATAAGGTTCAGTTTTGGTGAATCTGATTTGAAGATATGTTCCCTGATGGTATCGTCTTTATTGAATATTGGATTCTGCGGTAAGAATGAAACTCCGGCTTCTTTATTCATTACGACGCTTCCTTCATCCGGTACAAGAACGCCTGCTATTGTATTTAAGAGGGTGGATTTTCCTGTTCCGTTGCGTCCGATAAGGGCAGCCTTGTCTCCTTCATTAAGTCCGAATGTAACGTTTTCAAAAAGCGGCTTTTCCCTTCCGATGCGCTTTAAGTTGGATATAGAAAGAATATTCATAAACATTTCCTTTAAAGCCCTTGCAGGCTTCAGATTTCCTGCTCTATTTTATACTGTTTACTTTTACTGTTGTCGAGATTGCCTTTGAAAACTGCGGAATTTTTTTATAAAAAAACACAGGAGTGCTTGACATTATTTTTGTATTTTTATATAGTTACGCTACATTTTACGGAGCGATGGCAGAGTGGTCGAACGCGGCGGTCTTGAAAACCGTTATACTCTTACGGGTATCGGGGGTTCAAATCCCTCTCGCTCCGCTTTTTTATTTATAGAGTCTAACGGAAGAAAGACTTTGGAGGCGTTGTAGAGCGGTTAATACAACGGTTTGCTAAACCGTCGGTTCCGAAAGGGCCGGGCAGGTTCGACTCCTGTCGCCTCCGCTGGAAATTTTGAGACTGTAGCTCAGTTGGATTAGAGCGCTTCCCTGCGGAGGAAGAGGTCGCACGTTCGAATCGTGTCAGTCTCGTTCTTGAAGGTCTGTGTTTTACAGACCATTTTTTTTGTACAGTTAGAATTGAGCAGCATGTCAGAAGGGATTTTGATATGCAGGCTTTTTGAGGTGCAAGTCCTCAGCTTTTCTTTATTGTCCGGGTGCTATGCAAGCAGCTGCCAGAAAACCCCGCCAGAGGAGGAATCCAGCAACGGTATTTGGTCAGATGCTGTGCCGTAGATTACCCGGGCTTTTTTTTTCAGGATAGTTCCTGCTTAAGTTTCATGATTTCTTCTTCTGAAAGTCCTGTTCCCTGTGCTATCTGTTCTAGCGATATATTCATGCTTAAAAAATTCTTTGCCGTTTCAACAGCTTTCTGTCTTGCTCCCTCAGTTCTGCCTTCACTAAGACCTGCTGCATGTCCCCGGCGTTCAGCTTCTTCCGTCTTTACCTGTATGTCCGTTTCGTAGTCATATTCGTTGAATACCATGCTTATTACCTCCGAAGCCTTGCGGCGCAGGTAATCGGGAAGAAGGTTCTGCTTCTGCGCCTTAAGTACTGCCCTTGTCATGAAGTCTGATGCTCCGCTGCTTTTTTCTTCTTCTACAAGGCAATCTCTATTTAACTTTCAAGATCTCTTCTTCCGAAAGCCCCGTACATTCCTCTATAATTTGTACGGAAACATTTTTCTGCATCAGTTTCCTTGCCGTTTCAATCCTGGCATTCCGTGCTCCTTCAGTTCTGCCTTCGCTAAGTCCGGCAGCACGACCTTCGCTAAGTCCGGCAGCACGACCTTCGCTAAGTCCGGCTGCATGTCCCCTGCGTTCGGCTTCTTCCGTCTTTACCTGTATGTCCGTTTCATAGTCATATTCGTTGAATACCATGCTTATTACCTCCGAAGCCTTGCGGCGCAGGTAATCGGGAAGGAGATTCTGCTTCTGCGCCTTAAGTACTGCCCTTGTCATGAAGTCTGATGCTCCGCTGCTTTTTTCTTCTTCTACAAGGCTGATGAATTTTACATAATTATCCAGCGGCTTGCAAGAAGAAAAGTCCAGCGTACATTCCGGATGCTTTATGTTGAACACCTTTACGTTAAGCTCCAGGGGAACTTCACTTTCTCCCTTTTTATCAATGAAGGAATCCGACAGCCTGAGTATTTTCTGCGGAGGATAGTTCCTGCCTCCGTTGTAGATGACGTAGAACTCCGGTGAAGGAATCATCTTTCGCTCCGTTGAAAACTTGAGCCTTGAATCCACAATCCTTTCATAGATGCGGGAACAGTAAATCAGAAATCGCAGGGGCATGTTCTCGTTTACTGAAGACTGGTGCTCCAGCAGGACGACAAGTTTTCCGTTGACGAGCATGGATATGTCGTTGCAGAAAGACTTGTAGATTACCTGCTCAATCTTTACGTCTTCAAGAACCGTATCTTCAGGCGAAAGGGAATTCCCGGAAATGCAGTTGTACAGTTCAATGAAGTTTTTCTTTCCAACAACTGCATCCTTTGAAAAATAGTCTACGAAGAGACTGTCCTTAACCGTTCGGTTTTCATTTTCTTTTTCCATACATATATATTTGCACTGAATTTTCAAAATCTGCACAAATATATAAAAAAATCCCTGAAACAGATTTTTTTTCTGTTTCAGGGATGTCTGTTATCTTAAAAGTTTGTTATAACTTTGTAAAAGAATTAGAACAGATATTTGATTCCAACCTGAGCAAAGCTGTTGTGCTGCCAGCCGTCAAATTCACTGTCTTCATCTTTACACCAGATGTAAAGTCCTGAAAGGTTAAGTGTCATGTCATCCTTTACGTCGAATGCAAGTGAAGGCATGATTACAACATCTCCCCTTTCAATTCCCCATACACCCTTGATATCAAGCTTGATAGTCTCGTTTCTGTAGCTGTCTGTGATGTCAACGATAATCTTGTTGTTTGTATAGCAGTCGTTTGCATCACCGTCAACGTCGAATGCTTTATAGAGGCTGTCGTTGATTTTATCTCCCTTGAGAATGTATTTTCCTACAGTCTGAATGTTGAAGTTGATGTTGCTTATAGGAAGATCCATGTCAAAACCTGCTTCCCAGGCAATGCTGTTGTTGTGAACCCAAGGGTCATCACCTTTTGTATCGTCAGTAAGGTTGTATGCAGCTTCAAAACGGATGTTGAGCGGACCGAACACTGTAGCTCCTTCAAGACCGAATACCTGAAGCTGGTCGTAAGAAAGGAATTTATCAGATTCAGAAATTTCAGCACCTGAAAGAACTTTTTCTACGTATGCGCTGTATTTTGAAAGGTTTGCAGAAGGCTGCTTGTAATGACCGTAGTAGTAGCTGAAACCAAGGTCAAATCCGCCTGCTGTAAAGGTTGTGCGTAAACCTGCCTGTCCGTATTTAAGCTGATATGTATCTGGATAAAGATTATCTGTAAGGGAACCTGTATTGCTGAGAGCTGTAAGATAAGCTTTCTCGGTTGCAGATACGTACTCCTGAATTGCGGCTGATGCTGTGGTAAGGGCGTTTGCCGGGTCAAGGTGGTATGGTACAAGTGTCGCAGCGTTATTGCTGATGAGGGTTGCAAGATTTGCTGTATCGCCTGTTGCCTGAAGAGTAGCAGCTTCTGTAGCAAGCTGATTTGCCTTTACCTTAGCTTCTGTTGCTTTTTTAAGGTAGTCGAGGGCTGCAGACTGAACCTTGTCTGTAAGTTCTTTACTTGCCTTAGGCTGCCAGTTTCCGCTTGAAGCAAGACGGTCAGCTGTCATTACAGGAGTCCAGACTGCTTCGAATTTAACATCGTTGTTTGTTGAATAAACTGCACGGAACATTGGTTCTGCAATACGGCGGTCCAGGTAGTCTGGGAAGATGTAGTCTGTGTAGTCATTTGCATTGAAATTGTCTACAACGTGGTTTTTATCACCTTTTCCCCATACAACACGCATTTTTCCTGCTTCAATCAGGAGATTTCCCAGATATGCACGTGCCGTAAATTCATCAAGAAGATCTTCCGGATGTTCACCGAAAGTATTCTTGTCAAATTTAATTACTGCGTTAAGGTCAGAACTGAGTCCTGAGTAATTAAGATTGAGCTTTCCTGTAGCATTTGCTTCTGTGTGAAGGGTAGAAACGTCATCTGCGCTTTTTATTTCATGATCTGCTTCATCAAGATATGAGCGGGCTGTTGTTTCAAAGTTACCGCCTACAGTAAATGATGTTGTCGGTTCCTCTGAATAGTCAAAGTCATCAAAATCCTGTGCAAATGTAATTCCTGCTGCAGAAAGCATTGCAGTTGCAAATAAAGCTGTTTTTGTAAATTTCATTATTCTGCTCCAGTTAAATAGTTTTATTTACCGGTGTTAAGCCAGTTCTGTGTAAAGTAGCGGTCTGAAATAGGTTTATCAAATGTGTATTTTTCTACTATTACACGTGTCTGTTTACCTGTTTCAAGGTTCTTTACTAACTGAGACTGACGGAGCCAGTATTCTCTGCCGGTGCTTCCCTTTACTTTAGAGAATTTTTCAAGGATAGCTTCCTTAATCTTTTCATCCTTTTTATTGTAGAATTCCATAAGGAGAGGAATATTTGATTCTTTGTCGATGTACTGGATGCGGTAAGCGTATTCAAGGTTTTTGTCCTTTACAGGAACTGACTTGATGATCCATACGGAATAAGCTTTGCCGTTTGTAGTGTAAGAACCGTTTTCGTTAACGAAAGTGTGTTCATCTTTGTCTGCTTCACGAAGAGTCATGTCGTTGTAAGTAAATTCAGAACCTACGAATGACTTTTTCTTTTCTGTATTTGCAATACGTCTTGTTGTTTTAAGTGACGGAAGGTAAATCCATTTGTCGTCAGATTTGTTTGCGTTTTCAGCCTGAAGAATACGTGTGTCCTTAACAGATGCTGGTGAACGGATGTCAAAAACTGTACGTACGAGACCTGATTTTCTGTCTCCATACTGATTAATCTGTCTGTGTTCAGTTACTTTTCCGTTTCTGTCCAAAAGATCCATTGTAAGGATTGTTTCTGAATAGTCAGGAGGTGTGATTGTTACTGACTTGTCTACGATTTCTGCAGGTGTCTGTGCAAATACTGTTCCTGAAATTACAGCTGCCAGAACAAGAGCCATTGTTTTTTTCATTATTTTTCCTCCTAAAGAAAAATTGAATGCTAATATACGACAGATATTATAACACATGACATTGCTAAAACAAAGGATATGTGTTTTTAATGGAGACGAATTTACAAAAAATCACACGAAACAGAAAATTACCTGCATATTGTGAAAACCTCCGCATGGCTTAAGTTTTTCATTTTTTTTATTCTTTTAAGGTTGTTTTTATAGTTTTTTACATTAATGGGTGTTAAAATTAGAGTAGACATTTTTAAATTTTTCACTAGGAGAGCTTTTTATTTATGAAAAATGTGCCGGAAATTAAAAAAGAACGTAAAAAGTCTATTGCAACAAGAATTATAATCGGAATTGTCGTAGAAACAGTTGCACTTCTGCTGGTTTTAGGCTTCAGCATTTATAAAAAAGTAAAGCCGATGAACGAAGCGACATTTACTGATAAGTTTGCAACAACAATTCGTCTTACAGATTCAACCATTGATGCCTACATGCAGGGTATTTACCATTCGACTTATGCAATTGCTCAGATTGCAGCCAATGACATCGAAGATGAAGATGCTATTCAGATGATTGAAGAGTATACCGTAGATTCAAATGAACTGATTATGTCTGCGGCAGTTCTTACTTCAGACGAAAGATGTATCTGTTATCCGGAAGGCAGTATGTCTTATGTTTTTGCCTACCAGAAAGAATGGTATGATACCGTTCTTAACTGCATGGGAGATCCGTATTTTACTCCTGTTTATTTAAATGCAGACGGTCATCTTGTATTTTCCTGCGGAATCATGATTGATGACGGAACGGATGAAAGTCTTGCACTTATAGAAATGAATGCATCTGTATTCCTTGAAATTCTTGGTGATGAAAAGAGTATGGGTGACATAAAACTCATTCTTCTTGATGAAGAAGAAAATGTTGTTCTTGATCCTTTTTCTCAGGAGCTTAAGTTTAAGAAAGCAGTTTCCATGGATCTTAAGAGTCTTCTGGAGTATAAGCCTGGAGCATACGGAATCAGTCGTGAAAAATTCCACGGTGAGGATTCTGAAGTTCGCATTGTTCCTTCCGGCAACAATTATTATTCTCTGGATTACGTAATGACAACGCCTCTTTCTTCCATAGAAGGGCCTACAAATGCAATACTTCAGCTTCTGATAGCAATTATTACTGTCTCTATTATTATTTCTGTTGGTGTTGCCCTTTTACTGGGTATAAGCATTTCAAGACCACTTAACAAACTTATAGGTGTTTTGAAGAATATTTCAGAAGGAGACGGAGATCTTACGGTTTCTCTTCCTGATACTTCTAAAGATGAACTTGGCCGTCTGGGCTTTTACTTTAACCGTACCATTTCAAAGATTGCTGAATCCATGCGCTCGATTATTGATGAATCAAAACGCATGACGAGAGTCGGACAGCAGCTTTCAGAAAGTATGGATGTTTCTGCTACTGAAATCAGTGATATTGATACGACAGTTCAGCATGTAAAGGTTGACGTTAATAATCAGAGTGACAGTGTAGATCAGACAAACGATACTATTAATGAAATCGTAACTTCCATCGGAACCCTTAATCAGAATATTATTTCTCAGTCAGAGAGCGTAACTCAGTCATCTTCTGCCGTTGAGGAAATGGTTGCAAATATTGCTTCTGTTACACAGATTCTTGAAAAGAATCAGGAAAATGTTGCGGAACTTTCTTCTTCTGCTGAATCAGGTAAACAGACTATCGAAAAGACCGTTCAGATGACGAATAAGGTTGTAGATGATTCCGAAGGTCTTATTGAAGCCAGTGCAGTTATTCAGAATATTGCCCGCCAGACAAACCTTCTTGCCATGAATGCCGCTATTGAGGCTGCTCATGCCGGTGAAGCAGGTAAGGGATTTGCCGTAGTTGCTGATGAAATCAGAAAGCTTGCGGAAGATTCCAATGCACAGGGTAAAAAAATCAGTAAGGTTCTTGAAAGTTTCCGTGAAGTAATTCAGGGAATGACAAATGACTCAGCTGAACTTAAAGAGCAGTTTGACGTTATTTTTGAAAATACCCAGAAAGTAAGTACTCAGGAAGCTGTAATCAAGAGTGCCATGGACGAGCAGCAGGCAGGAAGTACACAGATTCTTGATGCAATGCACAATATTAATTCTGTTACAACGGATGTACGTACTGCATCAGAGTCTATTGAACAGGCAAGTAAAGAAATTCTTGTTCAGATGGAAAAACTTTCTTCCGTAACGCTTCAGATTAATGGTTCTATGAGCGGTATTTCGGAAGGTGTTTCTTCCCTTACAAATGCCTTCAAGGAAGTAAACAAGCTTTCTACTGAAAACGCCCTCAGTATTAATCACATGAGTGAGGAAGTAGGAAAGTTTAAGGTAGAAAAAGATGCAGCAGAAGAGACAGCTGTTTCTGAAAAAAAAGACTCAAAGATAGTTGCCCTTCTTAAGAAAATGCATATAATCCGGTCAAGGAATGACTAGGGATGAATTTAAGGTTCTTGTCGAGGTAAGGCGAAGTTTTGATTTTAATCTCCTCGGCAAAACCTGGATGCTGAATGTAGAACGGACATCTGACGGCGGAACGGAAATTCTTTTTGGAGAACAGTATTCCGTTCCGGAACATTATGAGAATTTTACCCATCTCATGGCAGATGCCCGGGTCGGCAACAAATTTTTACGTGAAGCTTTGACAGACATTCAGTAAGTTTGATTAGAGTTAAAAATGAAAGATCTTCTTCTTGTAGTGGACATGCAGAATGTCTATCTGAAAAATCAGAAGTGGGCCTGCCTTGATACTGAAGGCTGTGCAGAAAGAATAGTTTCGCTTATAAAATCAAAAAGATTTGATGATGTAGTTTTTACAAAATTTATTGCAGATCCCCAGGCGTCCGGCGTATGGGCGGATTACAATAAAAAGTATGCGGATGTAAATGCAAGTGATTTTGCCAATGCCATGGTCAGCGGTCTGGATGAGGTTATTTCTGAATATCCGGTTTATCAGAAAAGCGTATATTCATCTCTTGCAGTTCCTGAAGTTCTTGAAAAGTGCAGGAATGCAGACAGAGTTTTTGTTGCCGGTGTGGTTGCAGAGTGCTGTGTTTTAAGTACCGTATTAAATCTTATAGATCTGGGAATCTATACTGTGTATGTAAAGGACTGTATCAGCGGACTGGACAGACCTAAGGAAGAAGCAACGGAACTTATTTTAAGCGGTTTAAGTCCCCTTCATGTGCTTGTGTGTACTTCCGGCAGCCTGCCTGGGGATGTCTGAAAAGTATGAGTCATTGTCGTGCTCGACACCCTGTCATTGCTGTGCCTGACACCCTGTCATTGCCGCACTTGATGCGGCAATCTCATGCAGAGGGATTTTCGGATCAAGCCCGAAAATGACACTTTTTAACCGAAAATGACACTTTTTAAACTTATTGGTCATTCCCTGTTTATTTTTCTGCAACAATAACCATGGTTTTTGCATTGTAGTCATACGGACTCAGGTCAAAACCTCCGTATACCTTTGCAGAAGAAAAACCAAGTTCGAGAAGTTTGTCTCTGAGTTCAGCGGCAGAGTAAAGTCTTTGAATGAAGGTGTGTTCCATTCTGTTTCCGTTTTTATCAATAAGAATCCATCTTGAACTTAAACCTTCCCATGCACCAGTGGGCTTGAATTCCGTCAGTACGGTTTTTCCGGCACGCTCAAACCATTCACCTTCAGTAAACCAGCGTATTGCTGTTTCGCGGCTGATGCATTCAAGAATAAAGGTTCCTCCCTCTTCAAGTGCATCGTAGATTCTTGAGAGTATTCTGTAATCGTCGTCTTTGCTGTCACAATAACCGAAGGAATTGTAAACGTTTATGGCTGCGTTAAACTTTTTTTCTGAAGTAAAGGTCCTCATATCATGGTTTATGAGGGTAAGTTTTACGCCTTCGTCTTCTGCAGTTTCTGCGGCACAGTCAAGAAAAGGCTGGGTTATGTCCACTCCGGTTACATCAAGGTTTAAAAGACCGAGTTCCGTGCTTATCCGTCCCAGGGCACAGCAGGCATCAAGAATCCTTTGGCCGTCTTTAAGCCCTGCAATTTCCTTTATGCGTCCTGCTGTTCCGGCTGCTTCTGCCCAGTGAGCCTCGTCAAACATGATGGGGCCGTAATTAATCCAGAAGTCGTCGTTTTCAAACCATTCTTTCTTCATGAATTGTATCCTCTTCCGGCTGTTCCGAAAATTTTATCTATTGTTTGTGAATCTACGCCTGCGTTTTTTGCACGAACAATAAGTTCTGCTATCAGCAGTTTTTTTTCTTCTTCAATCATTTTATTGAATAAAAGGGAATTTTCAAAAATTACGTTTTCTTTAAAAAGCCGTTTCTTGAAGGTGCTGAATCTGTTCAGTCTTGCTCTTGTGTTTTCAGTCATGGCAGAATCTTACTGAATTTAAGTCTCGACATAAACACTTTCATTTTGTATACTATTTTTTATGGCGAACAGGAAGTTTACGGTTCTTGATTTACTTTCAATGGAACTAAAAGGCTATAATTCTCTTAATCTTAAGTGTATTGCCGGCCGCAGCGGGCTTGCAAATGAGATAAGGGTTCCTGACATAAACCGTCCGGGGCTTGAACTTTCAGGTTTTTTTGATGCTTTTGCAGAAGAGCGCGTTCAGCTTTTTGGAAGGGGTGAGTTTGCCTATCTTCACAAGCTTTATTCAGAAAATCAGACATCTACTATAGATAAACTTCTTGATAGTAAGATTCCATGCGTAATTTTCAGTCACAGCATAACTCCGGATGAGTCTTTTCTTGCAAAGGCAGACCTTGCAGGAACTCCTGTTCTTCAGACAGATCTTGAATCATCAGAATTTTCCCAGCGTGTTTTCCGTGTATTTAATAATGTTTTTGCACCGAGAAAATCAATGCACGGTGTATTTGTTGAAGTATACGGCGTAGGAATTCTTCTTACCGGTGACAGCGGCGTCGGAAAAAGTGAAACTGCTCTTGAACTTATAGAGCGCGGACACCGTCTTGTTGCTGATGATGTTGTAGAAATACGCTGTGTAAACGGAAATACCATTCTTGGACAGGGTGCAAATAAATTCATCAGCCATCATATGGAAATCCGCGGTCTTGGAATCATAAACATTGCCCAGCTTTACGGAATCGGTTCCATTCGTGAGCAGAAGGAAGTTCAGCTGGTAGTAAAACTTGCTGCCTGGGATCAGAATAAAATGTATGACCGTATAGGTACTGATACGGATACTATAGACCTTCTTGGAGTAAAGATTCCTCTGATAGAAATTCCGGTTCGTACGGGACGAAATCTTCCTATTATTATAGAAGCTGCTTCGATGAATGAGCGGCTTAAGTCCATGGGTTATCATTCTGCCCGTGACTTTAATCAGAATGTTCTTAAATGGATAGAAACCAGTGCAGCTGCCAATACTTACAGTAGTGCAGATGACGTATATTGATATATAAAGCCTGAAACTGCTATTGTGGCTTTAAAGGAGGCATGATAAAAAGTACTTCCCTGTACTTTTTATCATGTGCGAATGCATTCTAAAGCCTGCATTCGCTGTTTGCGACATCCGTGTCGCACAACTGCCGTTGTGGCTTTAAAGGAGTTTTTTATGGTAGAAAAATTATTGACGGTTAAAAATCGTGCGGGTATTCATGCCCGTCCTGCAGCACTTATTGCTCAGACTGCAAATCAGTTTTCATCAGAAGTTACTATTGAAAAAGATTCTGCCAGTGTAAATGCAAAGTCAATCATGGGTGTAATTACTATGGCTGCCGGTTATAACACTACACTTACTCTTAAAGTTGAAGGAGTTGACGAAAAAGAAGCAGCAGATGCAATTGTTAATCTTTTTGAATCAAAGTTTGAAGAGGACTGAGCATGAAGGGGCTTACAGAGCGCCAGCGTGCAATTCTTGATTTTATTGCACAGTTTTGTGAGGACAATTCATATTCACCTACAGTAAGGGAAATCGGTCAGAATTTTAAGATTTCAATCAGGGCGGTGCAGGATCATCTCATTGCCCTTCAGAAAAAAGGTTTTATTGTTCAGACACAGCATGTTTCCCGTTCAATCCGTATTATTAAAGATCTTCGTCAGAAGGAACATATTCTTTTTGTAGACAAGGTTCCTCTTCTTGTTTTTAAGGACAGTACAAAAGATATTTTTGCAGAAGAAAATATCGGAAGTTATATAAATATTCCTGAACCTTTCGTCCGTTCCGAAAAAAAATATTTTGCCTTTAGTGTTTCTGATGATTCAATGAAAGGTGCCGGTATTTTAAGCGGTGATATTGCTGTAATTGAACAGTCTGATTCAGTAAAAAACGGTCAGATGGCAGCAGTTGTTTACAATGATGCGGTTTGTCTCAGAAAATATTTTGAGGAAGATTCCAGAATACGCCTTCAAAGTGAAACTCCGGAAGTTCAGAGTGTTTACTGTCAGAATGCAGTAATATGCGGAACTTTGGTCAGTATAATCAGGACTTATGTGACAAATGATTGAAACAGGAATTTATCTTTTTACCGGACCTGAAGCCGGCGAAAAAAATGATGCCATAAATTCAATTCGGGATGAATCAAAAAAAAAGAACGGTTCTCTTGATGAATACCGTTATTTTGCTGCAGACGTGCGGGTAGCAGATGTAATTGCACAACTTCAGAACGAAAGTCTTTTTTCTTCCGCACTTTTTATAGTTCTCCGTAATGCAGAAATAATAAAGACAAAGGCCGAGATTGAATTGATTTCGGGCTGGGCAAAACAGGCCGGCAACAGTTCCAATATACTTATCCTTGTATCTGATGAAATGTCAGTGGATAAAAAACTTGAAAGTGCGGTTCCGGCCGGACATAGAAAGATTTTCTGGGAAATGTTTGAGAATCGTAAGGAACAGTGGCTTGTTTCTTATTTTAAGAAAAACGGTTTCGGAATAAGTGCTGATGCAGTTTCTCAGATTCTTGAGATGGTAGAAAATAATACTGAAAGCCTGAAAAGTGAGTGTTCAAGATTTTTTTACTGTTTTGAACCCGGACATCAGATTACTGCGGCAGATGTAGATAAAATTCTGGCACATAACAGGGAAGAAAGTGCCTTTACTCTGTTTGAATCAATGTGTGACAGGGCAAAAAGAAAGAATGAACGTTTTGAAACTGCAGTTGCAATCCTTAATAAGATTCGTCTTTCCAGGGAATCTAATGCAGTTTCAGTTATAGCAGGACTTACTTACTGTTTCAGACAGCTCCGTAACTGGAACGCGCTTTTTTCAGGAGGAGTTAAACCTACGGATGCTCAGCTTAAAGCAGGTGGTTTTTCCTCTAAGAAAAATCAGGAACTTTACAGACAGGCTTCCGGTGTATGGAGTAACGGATCTGTTGCGTCAATAATATCCTTGCTGGCTGCGACGGATATGAGTATAAGGCAGGAAGGTTCTGCTTTTGAAGATACCCGCCTTGTCATGCTTCTCCATTCAATTATAAACAAGGACGGAATTTACTGTTCCGAGTATTCTTATGACTGAACGGAAG comes from the Treponema rectale genome and includes:
- a CDS encoding class I SAM-dependent methyltransferase, translating into MKKEWFENDDFWINYGPIMFDEAHWAEAAGTAGRIKEIAGLKDGQRILDACCALGRISTELGLLNLDVTGVDITQPFLDCAAETAEDEGVKLTLINHDMRTFTSEKKFNAAINVYNSFGYCDSKDDDYRILSRIYDALEEGGTFILECISRETAIRWFTEGEWFERAGKTVLTEFKPTGAWEGLSSRWILIDKNGNRMEHTFIQRLYSAAELRDKLLELGFSSAKVYGGFDLSPYDYNAKTMVIVAEK
- a CDS encoding Rpn family recombination-promoting nuclease/putative transposase translates to MEKENENRTVKDSLFVDYFSKDAVVGKKNFIELYNCISGNSLSPEDTVLEDVKIEQVIYKSFCNDISMLVNGKLVVLLEHQSSVNENMPLRFLIYCSRIYERIVDSRLKFSTERKMIPSPEFYVIYNGGRNYPPQKILRLSDSFIDKKGESEVPLELNVKVFNIKHPECTLDFSSCKPLDNYVKFISLVEEEKSSGASDFMTRAVLKAQKQNLLPDYLRRKASEVISMVFNEYDYETDIQVKTEEAERRGHAAGLSEGRAAGLSEGRAAGLSEGRTEGARNARIETARKLMQKNVSVQIIEECTGLSEEEILKVK
- a CDS encoding methyl-accepting chemotaxis protein — translated: MKNVPEIKKERKKSIATRIIIGIVVETVALLLVLGFSIYKKVKPMNEATFTDKFATTIRLTDSTIDAYMQGIYHSTYAIAQIAANDIEDEDAIQMIEEYTVDSNELIMSAAVLTSDERCICYPEGSMSYVFAYQKEWYDTVLNCMGDPYFTPVYLNADGHLVFSCGIMIDDGTDESLALIEMNASVFLEILGDEKSMGDIKLILLDEEENVVLDPFSQELKFKKAVSMDLKSLLEYKPGAYGISREKFHGEDSEVRIVPSGNNYYSLDYVMTTPLSSIEGPTNAILQLLIAIITVSIIISVGVALLLGISISRPLNKLIGVLKNISEGDGDLTVSLPDTSKDELGRLGFYFNRTISKIAESMRSIIDESKRMTRVGQQLSESMDVSATEISDIDTTVQHVKVDVNNQSDSVDQTNDTINEIVTSIGTLNQNIISQSESVTQSSSAVEEMVANIASVTQILEKNQENVAELSSSAESGKQTIEKTVQMTNKVVDDSEGLIEASAVIQNIARQTNLLAMNAAIEAAHAGEAGKGFAVVADEIRKLAEDSNAQGKKISKVLESFREVIQGMTNDSAELKEQFDVIFENTQKVSTQEAVIKSAMDEQQAGSTQILDAMHNINSVTTDVRTASESIEQASKEILVQMEKLSSVTLQINGSMSGISEGVSSLTNAFKEVNKLSTENALSINHMSEEVGKFKVEKDAAEETAVSEKKDSKIVALLKKMHIIRSRND
- the lexA gene encoding transcriptional repressor LexA; translation: MKGLTERQRAILDFIAQFCEDNSYSPTVREIGQNFKISIRAVQDHLIALQKKGFIVQTQHVSRSIRIIKDLRQKEHILFVDKVPLLVFKDSTKDIFAEENIGSYINIPEPFVRSEKKYFAFSVSDDSMKGAGILSGDIAVIEQSDSVKNGQMAAVVYNDAVCLRKYFEEDSRIRLQSETPEVQSVYCQNAVICGTLVSIIRTYVTND
- a CDS encoding cysteine hydrolase family protein, with amino-acid sequence MKDLLLVVDMQNVYLKNQKWACLDTEGCAERIVSLIKSKRFDDVVFTKFIADPQASGVWADYNKKYADVNASDFANAMVSGLDEVISEYPVYQKSVYSSLAVPEVLEKCRNADRVFVAGVVAECCVLSTVLNLIDLGIYTVYVKDCISGLDRPKEEATELILSGLSPLHVLVCTSGSLPGDV
- the hprK gene encoding HPr(Ser) kinase/phosphatase, whose translation is MANRKFTVLDLLSMELKGYNSLNLKCIAGRSGLANEIRVPDINRPGLELSGFFDAFAEERVQLFGRGEFAYLHKLYSENQTSTIDKLLDSKIPCVIFSHSITPDESFLAKADLAGTPVLQTDLESSEFSQRVFRVFNNVFAPRKSMHGVFVEVYGVGILLTGDSGVGKSETALELIERGHRLVADDVVEIRCVNGNTILGQGANKFISHHMEIRGLGIINIAQLYGIGSIREQKEVQLVVKLAAWDQNKMYDRIGTDTDTIDLLGVKIPLIEIPVRTGRNLPIIIEAASMNERLKSMGYHSARDFNQNVLKWIETSAAANTYSSADDVY
- a CDS encoding HPr family phosphocarrier protein, with the translated sequence MVEKLLTVKNRAGIHARPAALIAQTANQFSSEVTIEKDSASVNAKSIMGVITMAAGYNTTLTLKVEGVDEKEAADAIVNLFESKFEED
- a CDS encoding outer membrane lipoprotein-sorting protein — protein: MKKTMALVLAAVISGTVFAQTPAEIVDKSVTITPPDYSETILTMDLLDRNGKVTEHRQINQYGDRKSGLVRTVFDIRSPASVKDTRILQAENANKSDDKWIYLPSLKTTRRIANTEKKKSFVGSEFTYNDMTLREADKDEHTFVNENGSYTTNGKAYSVWIIKSVPVKDKNLEYAYRIQYIDKESNIPLLMEFYNKKDEKIKEAILEKFSKVKGSTGREYWLRQSQLVKNLETGKQTRVIVEKYTFDKPISDRYFTQNWLNTGK
- the holA gene encoding DNA polymerase III subunit delta, which encodes MIETGIYLFTGPEAGEKNDAINSIRDESKKKNGSLDEYRYFAADVRVADVIAQLQNESLFSSALFIVLRNAEIIKTKAEIELISGWAKQAGNSSNILILVSDEMSVDKKLESAVPAGHRKIFWEMFENRKEQWLVSYFKKNGFGISADAVSQILEMVENNTESLKSECSRFFYCFEPGHQITAADVDKILAHNREESAFTLFESMCDRAKRKNERFETAVAILNKIRLSRESNAVSVIAGLTYCFRQLRNWNALFSGGVKPTDAQLKAGGFSSKKNQELYRQASGVWSNGSVASIISLLAATDMSIRQEGSAFEDTRLVMLLHSIINKDGIYCSEYSYD